One region of Daphnia pulicaria isolate SC F1-1A chromosome 7, SC_F0-13Bv2, whole genome shotgun sequence genomic DNA includes:
- the LOC124348990 gene encoding DNA-directed RNA polymerase II subunit RPB4-like isoform X2 gives MAAATEISDEDAAVLQFPKEFENAETLLISEVHMLLDHRKLQNESAEDEQELSEVFMKTLNYTQRFSKFKNRETIAAIRSLLMQKKLHKFELAALANLCPESPEEAKSLIPSLEGRFEDEELRQILEDIQTKRSFQY, from the exons ATGGCGGCCGCCACAGAGATCAGTGACGAAGATGCCGCTGTTTTGCAGTTCccaaaag AGTTCGAGAATGCGGAAACATTGCTGATATCTGAAGTCCACATGTTGCTGGACCATCGTAAATTACAGAATGAAAGCGCAGAGGACGAGCAGGAACTGTCGGAAGTCTTTATGAAGACGCTTAATTACACTCAGCGCTTTAGCAAGTTCAAGAATCGTGAGACTATCGCCGCCATTCGCAG TTTGCTGATGCAGAAAAAGTTGCACAAATTCGAACTGGCAGCTCTGGCTAATTTGTGCCCGGAAAGCCCCGAAGAGGCCAAATCTCTCATTCCCAG TCTTGAAGGCCGATTTGAAGACGAAGAACTCCGACAGATTCTGGAAGATATTCAAACCAAGCGAAGCTTCCAATATTGA
- the LOC124348990 gene encoding transcriptional adapter 2-alpha-like isoform X1, whose protein sequence is MAAATEISDEDAAVLQFPKEMSTDEPCGNVWPATDCSQTRVCFICQTPLTGIYIRCEECVRVDLCPTCFAKGKESNHHLNNHSYRVIRDDFYLFDNWTASEELSLLDQLSTHGPSNWTEVAKRSKVSPEECANHYNKWYLEDPVEPLPRPKSPERLYRPQPIVYRTGTHDPPRPVPGSVYHRDMAGYCAARGDFQVEAFQNAEFDVASLQDETKPDPDEEIDQEALELERALAVAVVQVYNDKLRERFRKKRIVQEHGLINFHRHLAARYRYDSTLTHRICERLSVFSQVFKFQDHCSLFEGLHGHVELRQRIQQLQRYRHLGIKTLASAKIYTQLQARREKHMKQWKQFSANLHVAFPVQQQHQQLVASALLQGSNGNVLVSPAGPFPQQRRSAPPLDIVGLPGYDKLNEGERQLCSVSRLVPESYMEFRNILIAECRNRKGIRLAQARTLIKIDVNKTRKIFDFLLEEKLIYFPA, encoded by the exons ATGGCGGCCGCCACAGAGATCAGTGACGAAGATGCCGCTGTTTTGCAGTTCccaaaag AAATGTCGACTGATGAACCATGTGGAAATGTGTGGCCGGCGACAGATTGTTCCCAGACTCGAGTGTGTTTCATTTGTCAGACCCCTCTGACTGGAATTTACATCAGGTGCGAGGAGTGTGTCAGAGTGGACTTGTGCCCAACGTGCTTTGCCAAGGGAAAGGAAAGCAATCACCATTTGAACAATCACAGCTACAGGGTCATACGAGATGATTTCTACCTCTTTGACAACTGGACTGCTAGTGAAGAGCTCAGTTTGCTGGATCAGTTGTCTACACATGGGCCATCAAATTGGACGGAGGTTGCCAAACGGTCCAAAGTCAGTCCTGAAGAATGTGCAAACCACTATAACAAGTGGTACCTTGAAGACCCAGTGGAACCTCTACCAAGACCGAAAAGTCCAGAGAGACTGTACAGGCCTCAGCCTATCGTGTATAGAACCGGAACTCACGACCCCCCTAGGCCTGTTCCTGGATCAGTTTACCACAGAGACATGGCCGGTTACTGTGCTGCCCGAGGAGATTTCCAAGTGGAAGCCTTCCAGAATGCAGAATTTGACGTGGCGTCGCTACAGGATGAAACGAAACCCGATCCCGACGAAGAAATCGACCAAGAGGCTTTAGAACTCGAACGTGCACTGGCCGTGGCCGTGGTGCAAGTGTACAACGACAAGTTGCGCGAGAGATTTCGAAAGAAACGCATCGTCCAGGAACACGGGTTGATCAATTTTCATCGTCATTTGGCGGCTCGTTATCGCTACGACTCTACGCTGACACATCGCATTTGTGAGCGTCTCTCGGTGTTTTCCCAGGTGTTCAAATTTCAAGACCATTGCAGTCTCTTTGAAGGCTTGCACGGCCACGTCGAGTTGCGGCAGCGAATCCAGCAGCTGCAAAGGTACCGCCACTTGGGGATCAAGACTCTGGCGTCGGCCAAAATCTACACGCAGCTACAGGCTCGCCGTGAGAAGCACATGAAGCAGTGGAAGCAGTTTTCGGCCAACCTTCACGTGGCGTTccccgtccagcagcagcaccaacaGTTGGTGGCCTCAGCCCTGCTTCAAGGAAGCAACGGCAACGTTCTAGTCAGCCCGGCTGGCCCTTTCCCACAGCAGCGGAGGAGCGCACCGCCGCTGGACATTGTCGGTCTGCCCGGTTACGACAAATTGAACGAAGGCGAACGTCAGTTGTGCTCCGTTTCACGTCTCGTTCCCGAGTCGTACATGGAATTTCGAAACATTCTCATCGCCGAGTGCCGCAACCGCAAAGGCATTCGACTGGCTCAGGCCAGGACGTTGATCAAGATTGATGTGAACAAGACGCGCAAGATCTTTGATTTCCTCCTAGAAGAGAAACTAATCTACTTCCCCGCTTGA
- the LOC124348874 gene encoding integral membrane protein GPR155-like, giving the protein MTPTESPSSGEVSFDNLYPALIECFAVILCGYVAGRLNIISATEAKGLNTFVGTFSLPSLIFMSMATLDLSSVNWEFLLAILLAKSSVFLVVLVITLLVTRPVDMSKSGLLAIFCTQSNDFALGYPIVAALYSQSHPAYPSYLYLMAPISLVILNPIAFLFMELGKRRAEMMSLALNPMNDSSDSNRQKPESTSYLILSILVKVLFNPVVFMTTLGIVGNLVFHQQLPIVLEGILKVFGSAFSAAALFLLGLRMVGQMHQFQGANLVIPCILICVKCLVLPLVTREFVAIIDPGADVNETVDLSNFGFLYGTFPTAPGVFVYATHFGVDVDLVASAVTAGTFLSAPLMFISAKMLTLTNLSPSNYIQDLDSFLFDISIISLIATAWVIGIFIVGRKCNKIPHFFTLCLVISQFLGCFGVILWSSLGCCEKTWQLYLQFIFISLGVFGSRLWTALLALSLYFLRTRSLCFVLKLRPWFVGIGWGIPAIIAAVLLSTVDTETDHAQKSDPNFQYGQTQAIVAVVILISSFLVTVTSLIMQQRYGKKYNEYQSLRIDDESDHASDPVPTQSTPPVLDIEDFGHILRRNGHARQPEETTGLLAEISAAEDLPNASSTDLYSASDAEGGATEFCSSPNCDVTKQQQCVQIVKRYNSSPSEPEEAISPSDPHEEYQILRHIVLLLILSCSMFVGIALCMWTIIVERVSGIYLELLFFDGVLNYGQGFLVCMIFGFDNKLIVSPIMKRWRQFWDGAKSLGLPHSDAISPETKLTCEQFRTYHMNKCIVDLVRDKRRRLKTYRSVFVGSDLVNWLIMVGLARDRLEAQRYGRHLVDGRVIKHIKSEYHFHDQPYFYTFLTSENTSNEST; this is encoded by the exons ATGACACCAACAGAAAGCCCTTCAAGTGGGGAAGTTTCGTTTGATAACTTATACCCAGCTCTAATAGAATGTTTTGCTGTGATTCTTTGTGG atatGTGGCGGGAAGATTAAACATAATCTCAGCCACAGAAGCCAAAGGATTGAATACTTTCGTAGGAACCTTTTCTTTACCATCTCTTATTTTCATGTCTATGGCCACACTTGATCTTAGCTCAGTTAATTGGGAATTTTTACTTGCCATTCTTTTAGCAAAGTCATCGGTTTTCCTTGTGGTTCTTGTGATAACACTACTTGTCACAAGACCTGTTGACATGTCAAAATCAGGGCTCCTTGCAATTTTTTGTACCCAGTCTAATGATTTTGCATTAGGCTATCCAATTGTAGCTGCCCTTTACAGCCAATCACATCCAGCATACCCTAGTTATTTATACCTGATGGCACCAATATCATTGGTAATTTTGAATCCTATAGCATTTCTTTTCATGGAATTGGGGAAGCGTAGAGCAGAGATGATGTCTCTAGCTCTTAATCCCATGAATGATTCCAGTGATTCTAACAGGCAGAAACCAGAGTCAACAAGTTACTTAATTTTAAGTATCCTAGTTAAAGTCCTCTTCAATCCCGTTGTTTTCATGACGACCCTTGGTATTGTGGGGAATCTGGTTTTCCATCAGCAATTACCGATTGTTcttgaaggaattttaaag GTGTTCGGTTCTGCCTTCTCTGCAGCCGCACTCTTTCTTCTGGGATTACGAATGGTTGGTCAAATGCACCAGTTTCAGGGTGCCAATCTCGTAATACCTTGCATCTTAATTTGTGTTAAATG CTTGGTACTACCTCTAGTTACTAGAGAGTTCGTTGCCATTATTGATCCCGGTGCTGATGTTAATGAAACAGTAGACCTCTCTAATTTCGGTTTCCTGTATGGAACATTCCCAACGGCTCCGGGAGTATTTGTGTACGCTACACACTTTGGCGTGGATGTGGATCTAGTTGCCAGTGCAGTGACTGCCGGAACTTTTCTATCGGCCCCACTTATGTTCATTTCTGCCAAAATGTTGACTCTAACCAATTTGAGTCCATCAAACTACATTCAAGATTTAGATTCGTTCCTTTTCGATATCAGCATTATCAGTCTAATAGCCACG gcgTGGGTGATAGGCATTTTCATTGTCGGAAGGAAATGCAATAAGATTCCTCATTTCTTCACACTCTGTTTAGTTATTTCTCAA tTCCTGGGATGTTTTGGCGTGATTTTGTGGTCCTCGCTTGGGTGTTGTGAGAAAACTTGGCAGCTTTACTTGCAGTTCATCTTCATATCATTAGGAGTTTTCGGTTCACGTTTGTGGACCGCGCTACTTGCCCTCTCTCTTTATTTCCTCCGTACTCGCAGTTTGTGCTTCGTCCTCAAATTAAGACCATGGTTTGTCGGCATTGGCTGGGGTATTCCTGCTATAATTGCAGCCGTTCTACTCTCAACTGTCGACACGGAAACTGATCACGCTCAGAAATCTGACCCTAATTTTCAATACGGTCAAACGCAAGCGATTGTGGCAGTTGTGATTCTTATTTCATCGTTCCTAG TTACCGTAACCAGCCTTATCATGCAGCAGCGATATGGGAAGAAATACAATGAATACCAGTCACTTCGTATAGATGACGAATCGGATCACGCCAGTGATCCAGTCCCAACGCAATCTACCCCTCCTGTTTTAGACATTGAAGACTTTGGACATATTTTACGGAGAAACG GGCACGCAAGACAACCAGAGGAGACGACGGGTCTCTTAGCGGAGATAAGTGCAGCAGAGGATTTACCCAACGCATCGTCTACTGATCTATATTCCGCTAGCGACGCAGAAGG AGGTGCGACAGAATTTTGTTCTTCTCCAAACTGTGACGTTACTAAACAACAGCAGTGCGTGCAAATAGTTAAGCGCTACAATTCATCGCCTTCGGAACCAGAGGAAGCGATTTCTCCCAGCGATCCACACGAGGAGTATCAGATCCTTCGGCATATTGTGCTCTTACTTATCCTTTCCTGCTCGATGTTTGTC GGTATCGCTCTTTGTATGTGGACCATCATTGTAGAAAGAGTTAGTGGTATTTACCTAGAGCTGCTCTTCTTTGACGGCGTTTTAAACTATGGACAAGGGTTTTTGGTCTGTATGATATTCGGCTTCGACAACAAACTGATTGTGTCGCCGATAATGAAGAG GTGGCGTCAATTCTGGGATGGAGCGAAATCTTTGGGTCTACCTCACTCTGATGCCATCAGTCCTGAAACTAAATTAACTTGTGAGCAGTTCCGCACCTATCACATGAACAAGTGCATCGTCGATCTTGTTCGGGACAAACG GAGACGTTTGAAAACGTACCGAAGCGTGTTCGTTGGATCAGACCTGGTGAATTGGTTGATCATGGTTGGTCTTGCTCGTGACAGATTGGAAGCACAACGTTATGGACGTCATTTGGTTGACGGTCGTGTCATCAAACATATTAAAAGCGAGTATCACTTCCACGATCAACCCTACTTCTACACCTTCTTAACTTCAGAAAACACAAGCAACGAATCAACTTAA
- the LOC124348915 gene encoding polypeptide N-acetylgalactosaminyltransferase 1-like: protein MMLRMLRARRRILKYPILLVVFGLIVFGIRQTRHDGSDSSGHPPAEPAINDGGLEKFNEIQKKIIQGLDAKPAKPPIIEQPFVEHKPEKVVPQKPIKSPANKFDLEIAADLNKIENGLGAGGKAVKLFGAELQEAEEIMKKEAFNLFISNRISYNRTLPDVRDSMCKGLTYDTILPSASVIIIFTNEAWSPLIRTIWSVINRSPHQFLKEILLIDDFSDRVELQGKLERYIETQLPSIVRLVRLKERQGLIRARLAGAKEATGEVIIFLDSHCEATLGWLEPLLQRIKEDKRAVLVPIIDVIDDKTLEYYHGSPESFQIGSFTWSGHFTWMDIPKREIKRRGSRVGPTNSPTMAGGLFAIDRQYFWDLGSYDEGMDVWGGENLEMSFRIWMCGGSLETIPCSRVGHIFRSFHPYTFPGNKDTHGINTARVVEVWMDDYKELFYMHRGDLKTIDIGDTSARKKLRKDLKCKSFKWYLENVLPDKFIMTEHSLGYGRVMNDAFGKQLCLDNLQRNEDQPYNLGQYPCHAQMAMSQVFALSKLGQLRREESCAEVQDNVSAEAPVKMTGCQVDPPEDQKWTLSENGEIIHQQTGKCLDRGDNMEQSDVTVRECNNGPSQIWKFDHFYKQ from the exons ATGATGCTGAGAATGCTACGAGCAAGAAGGAGGATCTTGAAATATCCTATTTTACTTGTTGTGTttggtttgattgtttttgggATACGCCAAACACGTCATGATGGATCTGACAGTTCAGGACATCCCCCAGCTGAACCAGCGATCAATGATGGAGGCTTGGAAAAGTTtaatgaaatacaaaaaaaaatcattcaaggCCTGGATGCGAAGCCTGCTAAACCACCCATCATTGAACAACCATTTGTTGAACACAAACCAGAAAAAGTGGTGCCACAGAAACCAATCAAAAGCCCTGCTAATAAGTTTGACTTGGAAATTGCTGCTGATCttaacaaaattgaaaatggcctTGGTGCTGGTGGCAAAGCAGTAAAGCTTTTTGGTGCAGAGCTGCAAGAGGCTGAAGAAATCATGAAGAAAGAAGCTTTTAATCTCTTTATTAGTAATAGAATTTCTTACAACCGAACACTGCCTGACGTGAGAGATTCCATGTGCAAAGGACTTACCTACGACACGATATTACCTAGCGCTAGCGTTATCATTATTTTCACGAATGAAGCTTGGTCTCCGTTGATAAGGACTATTTGGAGCGTCATCAATCGATCTCCTCACCAATTCCTTAAAGAAATCTTGTTGATCGATGACTTCAGCGATCGTGTCGAGCTTCAAGGCAAGCTAGAGAGGTACATAGAAACACAACTCCCCTCCATAGTCAGGCTAGTCAGACTAAAAGAGAGGCAAGGTCTCATAAGAGCTCGGTTGGCAGGTGCAAAAGAAGCAACTGGAGAAGTCATCATATTCCTTGATTCTCACTGTGAG GCGACTCTTGGATGGTTAGAACCCTTACTACAGAGGATTAAAGAAGACAAGCGTGCGGTACTTGTGCCGATTATAGATGTTATTGACGATAAAACTTTAGAGTATTACCACGGATCTCCGGAAAGCTTTCAGATTGGTAGCTTTACGTGGTCGGGTCATTTTACGTGGATGGACATTCCCAAAAGAGAGATCAAACGCAGAGGCAGTCGAGTGGGGCCCACAAATAGTCCGACGATG GCAGGGGGTCTCTTTGCTATTGACAGGCAGTATTTCTGGGACCTTG GGTCGTATGATGAAGGAATGGATGTATGGGGAGGCGAAAATTTGGAAATGTCCttcagaatttggatgtgtGGTGGCAGTCTCGAAACCATTCCCTGTAGCCGCGTTGGCCACATTTTCAGGTCTTTCCACCCGTACACATTCCCTG GTAACAAAGATACCCACGGAATTAACACTGCTCGCGTAGTAGAAGTCTGGATGGACGATTACAAAGAACTTTTCTACATGCATCGAGGCgatttaaaaacaatcgaCATAGGCGATACCTCTGCACGCAAAAAACTGCGTAAAGATCTGAAATGTAAAAGTTTCAAGTGGTATCTTGAGAATGTTTTACCCGACAAGTTTATCATGACTGAGCATTCGCTGGGTTACGGCagg GTTATGAATGACGCTTTTGGGAAGCAATTATGTCTGGACAACTTGCAGCGAAACGAAGACCAACCGTACAATTTAGGACAGTATCCTTGTCATGCTCAGATGGCTATGAGTCAA GTTTTCGCTTTAAGCAAGCTGGGCCAGTTGCGTCGCGAGGAATCGTGTGCCGAAGTACAAGATAACGTCTCTGCTGAAGCGCCAGTCAAGATGACAGGTTGCCAAGTGGATCCGCCAGAAGACCAAAAGTGGACGTTGTCTGAG AACGGTGAAATAATTCACCAGCAAACAGGCAAGTGCTTAGACAGAGGGGACAACATGGAACAGTCTGATGTTACCGTGCGAGAATGCAACAATGGTCCCTCACAAATCTGGaaatttgatcatttttaCAAACAATGA
- the LOC124348986 gene encoding uncharacterized protein LOC124348986 isoform X1, producing MIIGANLRFGGSGGTTNGTRTFNCPASSSTEASLLYLIAVLGVVTNVAVMLLILGRATLRRWSQGLIFHQAAVDCTRATMLLPLALSHHFCRPVYQCSIFETVFLLLATVSAVNLLTTVLNDTPLMPDDDGIDIDWLVNSPDTSHWLQDDEDDEDGSTKHPALGGDGGFSANVGARLLDAPHCVLFGITMIWFAAITVNLGPTFITGALANHVETTPLHPACPLIQTPYRHYIVNLLWVIVNSLCLILTVTHLYRLHRDLIRSRKQAVRVTGVVATVAGPAVAGNTDDNSNFHKLLRRLECEGLQRIRMFTTICIVYALFWGPLFLVVAFGSRASEEGRGLASVGPPKDPASHQVTLYICFAHAFINPTVFLLLHSGLREAACAVLSCFFGRDCRSGRSGHSPDSVGHYGGNGPGSFGHRGHHLQPQQRRPPPTLAGLVDYDRIINFNGAPSFLSPVHTFPPVLAATPSAASTAVDSRPMETVI from the exons atgattatCGGGGCCAATTTGCGATTTGGTGGCAGCGGCGGGACGACAAACGGAACGAGGACTTTCAACTGTCCGGCAAGCAGTTCAACCGAAGCCAGCCTCCTCTATCTCATCGCCGTTCTAGGCGTCGTGACCAACGTGGCCGTCATGTTGCTCATTCTCGGGCGGGCGACGCTAAGAAG ATGGTCGCAGGGTTTGATCTTCCACCAGGCGGCCGTCGACTGCACGAGGGCGACAATGCTTTTACCGTTGGCTTTGAGCCACCATTTCTGCCGGCCCGTGTACCAGTGTTCCATCTTTGAGACCGTCTTTTTGTTGCTGGCCACCGTGTCGGCCGTCAACCTTTTGACGACGGTCCTCAACGACACGCCGCTCATGCCCGACGACGACGGAATAGACATCGACTGGCTCGTCAATTCTCCCGACACGTCCCATTGGCTGCAAGACGATGAAGACGACGAAGACGGGTCCACAAAG CATCCGGCGCTGGGAGGCGACGGAGGCTTCAGCGCCAACGTCGGTGCCCGCCTACTGGACGCTCCGCATTGCGTCCTTTTCGGCATCACCATGATCTGGTTCGCGGCAATTACCGTTAATCTGGGACCGACTTTCATCACGGGCGCCCTGGCCAACCACGTCGAAACGACGCCCCTCCATCCGGCCTGTCCCCTTATTCAGACGCCCTACAGGCACTACATCGTCAATTTGCTGTGGGTCATCGTCAATTCACTTTGTCTCATTCTCACCGTCACGCATCTCTACCGTCTCCATCGCGACCTCATCCGATCCCGAAAACAGGCCGTCCGCGTCACCGG AGTGGTGGCAACGGTAGCCGGTCCAGCCGTGGCGGGCAATACGGATGACAACAGCAATTTCCACAAACTGCtgagacgactcgagtgcgaGGGTTTGCAGCGCATTCGCATGTTCACAACCATCTGCATTGTTTACGCTCTCTTTTGGGGCCCGCTCTTTTTGGTGGTGGCCTTTGGAAGTCGAGCGAGCGAGGAGGGACGCGGCCTGGCTTCCGTCGGACCGCCCAAAGACCCTGCCTCCCACCAGGTCACGCTCTACATCTGTTTCGCTCACGCTTTCATCAATCCTACAGTCTTCCTACTCCTACATTCTGGTCTCAGAGAAGCTGCCTGCGCCGTTCTGTCCTGTTTCTTCGGACGCGACTGCCGGAGCGGCCGTTCCGGGCACTCGCCCGATTCGGTCGGCCACTACGGTGGCAACGGGCCGGGCTCCTTCGGCCACCGCGGCCACCACTTGCAGCCGCAGCAGAGACGACCGCCGCCGACGCTGGCCGGACTGGTAGACTACGACCGCATCATCAATTTCAACGGAGCACCAAGTTTTCTATCGCCGGTTCACACGTTCCCGCCCGTCCTCGCCGCAACTCCGTCGGCGGCTTCAACGGCGGTGGATTCTCGGCCAAT ggAGACGGTCATCTGA
- the LOC124348986 gene encoding uncharacterized protein LOC124348986 isoform X2, whose amino-acid sequence MIIGANLRFGGSGGTTNGTRTFNCPASSSTEASLLYLIAVLGVVTNVAVMLLILGRATLRRWSQGLIFHQAAVDCTRATMLLPLALSHHFCRPVYQCSIFETVFLLLATVSAVNLLTTVLNDTPLMPDDDGIDIDWLVNSPDTSHWLQDDEDDEDGSTKHPALGGDGGFSANVGARLLDAPHCVLFGITMIWFAAITVNLGPTFITGALANHVETTPLHPACPLIQTPYRHYIVNLLWVIVNSLCLILTVTHLYRLHRDLIRSRKQAVRVTGVVATVAGPAVAGNTDDNSNFHKLLRRLECEGLQRIRMFTTICIVYALFWGPLFLVVAFGSRASEEGRGLASVGPPKDPASHQVTLYICFAHAFINPTVFLLLHSGLREAACAVLSCFFGRDCRSGRSGHSPDSVGHYGGNGPGSFGHRGHHLQPQQRRPPPTLAGLVDYDRIINFNGAPSFLSPVHTFPPVLAATPSAASTAVDSRPM is encoded by the exons atgattatCGGGGCCAATTTGCGATTTGGTGGCAGCGGCGGGACGACAAACGGAACGAGGACTTTCAACTGTCCGGCAAGCAGTTCAACCGAAGCCAGCCTCCTCTATCTCATCGCCGTTCTAGGCGTCGTGACCAACGTGGCCGTCATGTTGCTCATTCTCGGGCGGGCGACGCTAAGAAG ATGGTCGCAGGGTTTGATCTTCCACCAGGCGGCCGTCGACTGCACGAGGGCGACAATGCTTTTACCGTTGGCTTTGAGCCACCATTTCTGCCGGCCCGTGTACCAGTGTTCCATCTTTGAGACCGTCTTTTTGTTGCTGGCCACCGTGTCGGCCGTCAACCTTTTGACGACGGTCCTCAACGACACGCCGCTCATGCCCGACGACGACGGAATAGACATCGACTGGCTCGTCAATTCTCCCGACACGTCCCATTGGCTGCAAGACGATGAAGACGACGAAGACGGGTCCACAAAG CATCCGGCGCTGGGAGGCGACGGAGGCTTCAGCGCCAACGTCGGTGCCCGCCTACTGGACGCTCCGCATTGCGTCCTTTTCGGCATCACCATGATCTGGTTCGCGGCAATTACCGTTAATCTGGGACCGACTTTCATCACGGGCGCCCTGGCCAACCACGTCGAAACGACGCCCCTCCATCCGGCCTGTCCCCTTATTCAGACGCCCTACAGGCACTACATCGTCAATTTGCTGTGGGTCATCGTCAATTCACTTTGTCTCATTCTCACCGTCACGCATCTCTACCGTCTCCATCGCGACCTCATCCGATCCCGAAAACAGGCCGTCCGCGTCACCGG AGTGGTGGCAACGGTAGCCGGTCCAGCCGTGGCGGGCAATACGGATGACAACAGCAATTTCCACAAACTGCtgagacgactcgagtgcgaGGGTTTGCAGCGCATTCGCATGTTCACAACCATCTGCATTGTTTACGCTCTCTTTTGGGGCCCGCTCTTTTTGGTGGTGGCCTTTGGAAGTCGAGCGAGCGAGGAGGGACGCGGCCTGGCTTCCGTCGGACCGCCCAAAGACCCTGCCTCCCACCAGGTCACGCTCTACATCTGTTTCGCTCACGCTTTCATCAATCCTACAGTCTTCCTACTCCTACATTCTGGTCTCAGAGAAGCTGCCTGCGCCGTTCTGTCCTGTTTCTTCGGACGCGACTGCCGGAGCGGCCGTTCCGGGCACTCGCCCGATTCGGTCGGCCACTACGGTGGCAACGGGCCGGGCTCCTTCGGCCACCGCGGCCACCACTTGCAGCCGCAGCAGAGACGACCGCCGCCGACGCTGGCCGGACTGGTAGACTACGACCGCATCATCAATTTCAACGGAGCACCAAGTTTTCTATCGCCGGTTCACACGTTCCCGCCCGTCCTCGCCGCAACTCCGTCGGCGGCTTCAACGGCGGTGGATTCTCGGCCAATGTGA